In Ovis aries strain OAR_USU_Benz2616 breed Rambouillet chromosome 14, ARS-UI_Ramb_v3.0, whole genome shotgun sequence, a single genomic region encodes these proteins:
- the LOC101112084 gene encoding cationic amino acid transporter 3-like isoform X2, which translates to MLLQDAHRFGQKLLRRRPLGPREETDHHTAGCLDTLDLVIIGVRRMLGAGVHILVGAVAKYIAGPAIILSFLVAALSSLLSGICYIEFGARVPRSGSMYLYSYSIMGQVYGFIIGWNRILSLTVGTACIARAWSYTFDSLIGNRISQALERTFSLYMPYYLAKYPDFFALGLVLLLTGLLVLGVHVLPQVNKVFMGINILVLSFIIVSGFITGDLHNWKLTEQDYTLNTSESEDIYSLGPLGSGGFVPFGLEGILRGAALCFYMFIGFDSIVTTGEKAQNPQRSIPISIVVSVLICFVVYFGVSAALTLMVPYYQIHPDSPFLQAFLHVGWGHARYVMAIGILCALSSSLLNTMFAMSWLIYTMAEDRLLFRFLAQVNARTRTHIRVIMISGNLAGVLALLFHFSDLMDLMSLRSLLANLVVDFSVLVLRYHSDQNLSKNQKTEEETEMELVVKERSLDSVLEASTLSFLKSLWFPPSTIPTRKSGQIVYGCAFLLVLLLIILSLILAQRPSQVFSGDPVLTTVAVLLLLLITGVTVIIWRQPQDPTALHFKDLPYTLDMGSDTT; encoded by the exons ATGCTACTTCAGGATGCTCACCGATTTGGTCAGAAGCTCCTGCGCAGGCGGccactggggcccagagaggagaCTGACCATCACACGGCTGGTTGTCTGGACACCCTAGACCTGGTGATCATAGGCGTGCGCAGGATGTTGGGAGCTGGCGTGCACATCCTGGTTGGAGCAGTGGCCAAGTACATCGCTGGACCAGCGATCATCCTCTCCTTCCTGGTGGCTGCCCTGTCTTCTCTGTTGTCTGGGATCTGCTATATAGAATTTGGGGCCCGTGTACCACGCTCTGGTTCTATGTATCTCTACAGCTATAGCATCATGGGTCAGGTGTATGGCTTCATTATCGGCTGGAATCGCATACTGTCCTTAACTGTTG gCACCGCCTGTATAGCCCGGGCCTGGAGCTACACCTTTGACAGCCTGATTGGGAACCGCATCTCTCAGGCGTTAGAGAGAACTTTCTCCTTGTATATGCCCTACTACCTGGCCAAGTACCCAGACTTTTTCGCCCTGGGCCTGGTGCTGCTGCTCACGG GACTACTGGTTCTGGGAGTTCATGTGTTACCCCAGGTTAACAAAGTGTTCATGGGCATCAACATTTTGGTCCTCAGCTTCATCATCGTCTCTGGCTTCATTACGGGAGACCTGCACAACTGGAAGCTCACAGAACAGGACTACACGTTGAACACATCTGAATCCGAAGACATTTATAG CTTGGGCCCTCTGGGTTCTGGAGGGTTTGTGCCTTTCGGCCTTGAAGGGATTCTCCGAGGAGCAGCTTTATGTTTCTACATGTTCATTGGTTTTGATTCCATTGTCACTACAG GGGAAAAAGCCCAAAATCCTCAGCGGTCCATCCCCATCAGCATCGTGGTCTCAGTCTTGATCTGCTTTGTGGTGTATTTTGGTGTCTCAGCAGCTCTCACCCTCATGGTGCCCTACTACCAAATTCACCCTGACAGCCCCTTTCTACAGGCTTTTCTCCACGTTGGGTGGGGCCATGCCAGATATGTCATGGCTATTGGCATCCTCTGTGCTCTTTCATCCAG ccTCCTGAACACCATGTTTGCCATGTCTTGGTTGATCTACACAATGGCAGAGGACAGGCTTCTTTTCCGATTTCTTGCCCAAGTCAACGCCCGTACACGTACCCACATCAGGGTCATCATGATTTCTGGAAACCTTGCAG GGGTCTTGGCGTTACTCTTCCATTTCAGTGATTTGATGGATCTCATGTCGCTTCGGTCCCTACTTGCTAACTTGGTGGTCGATTTTTCTGTCCTTGTGCTCAG GTATCACTCAGACCAGAATTTAAGCAAGAACcaaaaaacagaggaagaaactgagatggAGCTTGTAGTCAAAGAAAGGTCTTTGGACTCTGTACTTGAAGCCAGCACCTTAAGTTTTCTAAAGAGTCTGTGGTTCCCTCCCAGCACCATCCCCACCCGGAAATCTGGCCAGATTGTCTATGGATGTGCCTTCCTGCTTG TTCTCCTGCTGATTATCCTCAGCCTGATCCTGGCCCAGAGGCCCAGCCAGGTGTTCTCTGGAGACCCCGTGCTCACAACagtggctgtgctgctgctgctgctcatcacTGGGGTCACGGTCATCATCTGGAGGCAGCCCCAGGACCCCACTGCTCTTCACTTCAAG GATTTGCCATATACTTTGGATATGGGATCCGACACAACTTAG
- the LOC101112084 gene encoding cationic amino acid transporter 3-like isoform X1 → MLLQDAHRFGQKLLRRRPLGPREETDHHTAGCLDTLDLVIIGVRRMLGAGVHILVGAVAKYIAGPAIILSFLVAALSSLLSGICYIEFGARVPRSGSMYLYSYSIMGQVYGFIIGWNRILSLTVGTACIARAWSYTFDSLIGNRISQALERTFSLYMPYYLAKYPDFFALGLVLLLTGLLVLGVHVLPQVNKVFMGINILVLSFIIVSGFITGDLHNWKLTEQDYTLNTSESEDIYSLGPLGSGGFVPFGLEGILRGAALCFYMFIGFDSIVTTGEKAQNPQRSIPISIVVSVLICFVVYFGVSAALTLMVPYYQIHPDSPFLQAFLHVGWGHARYVMAIGILCALSSSLLNTMFAMSWLIYTMAEDRLLFRFLAQVNARTRTHIRVIMISGNLAGVLALLFHFSDLMDLMSLRSLLANLVVDFSVLVLRYHSDQNLSKNQKTEEETEMELVVKERSLDSVLEASTLSFLKSLWFPPSTIPTRKSGQIVYGCAFLLVLLLIILSLILAQRPSQVFSGDPVLTTVAVLLLLLITGVTVIIWRQPQDPTALHFKVPALPFLPLVSIFVNIYLMVLMSTWTWVLFGIWMVIGFAIYFGYGIRHNLEEDTEQHSSLHFPNAGQKHP, encoded by the exons ATGCTACTTCAGGATGCTCACCGATTTGGTCAGAAGCTCCTGCGCAGGCGGccactggggcccagagaggagaCTGACCATCACACGGCTGGTTGTCTGGACACCCTAGACCTGGTGATCATAGGCGTGCGCAGGATGTTGGGAGCTGGCGTGCACATCCTGGTTGGAGCAGTGGCCAAGTACATCGCTGGACCAGCGATCATCCTCTCCTTCCTGGTGGCTGCCCTGTCTTCTCTGTTGTCTGGGATCTGCTATATAGAATTTGGGGCCCGTGTACCACGCTCTGGTTCTATGTATCTCTACAGCTATAGCATCATGGGTCAGGTGTATGGCTTCATTATCGGCTGGAATCGCATACTGTCCTTAACTGTTG gCACCGCCTGTATAGCCCGGGCCTGGAGCTACACCTTTGACAGCCTGATTGGGAACCGCATCTCTCAGGCGTTAGAGAGAACTTTCTCCTTGTATATGCCCTACTACCTGGCCAAGTACCCAGACTTTTTCGCCCTGGGCCTGGTGCTGCTGCTCACGG GACTACTGGTTCTGGGAGTTCATGTGTTACCCCAGGTTAACAAAGTGTTCATGGGCATCAACATTTTGGTCCTCAGCTTCATCATCGTCTCTGGCTTCATTACGGGAGACCTGCACAACTGGAAGCTCACAGAACAGGACTACACGTTGAACACATCTGAATCCGAAGACATTTATAG CTTGGGCCCTCTGGGTTCTGGAGGGTTTGTGCCTTTCGGCCTTGAAGGGATTCTCCGAGGAGCAGCTTTATGTTTCTACATGTTCATTGGTTTTGATTCCATTGTCACTACAG GGGAAAAAGCCCAAAATCCTCAGCGGTCCATCCCCATCAGCATCGTGGTCTCAGTCTTGATCTGCTTTGTGGTGTATTTTGGTGTCTCAGCAGCTCTCACCCTCATGGTGCCCTACTACCAAATTCACCCTGACAGCCCCTTTCTACAGGCTTTTCTCCACGTTGGGTGGGGCCATGCCAGATATGTCATGGCTATTGGCATCCTCTGTGCTCTTTCATCCAG ccTCCTGAACACCATGTTTGCCATGTCTTGGTTGATCTACACAATGGCAGAGGACAGGCTTCTTTTCCGATTTCTTGCCCAAGTCAACGCCCGTACACGTACCCACATCAGGGTCATCATGATTTCTGGAAACCTTGCAG GGGTCTTGGCGTTACTCTTCCATTTCAGTGATTTGATGGATCTCATGTCGCTTCGGTCCCTACTTGCTAACTTGGTGGTCGATTTTTCTGTCCTTGTGCTCAG GTATCACTCAGACCAGAATTTAAGCAAGAACcaaaaaacagaggaagaaactgagatggAGCTTGTAGTCAAAGAAAGGTCTTTGGACTCTGTACTTGAAGCCAGCACCTTAAGTTTTCTAAAGAGTCTGTGGTTCCCTCCCAGCACCATCCCCACCCGGAAATCTGGCCAGATTGTCTATGGATGTGCCTTCCTGCTTG TTCTCCTGCTGATTATCCTCAGCCTGATCCTGGCCCAGAGGCCCAGCCAGGTGTTCTCTGGAGACCCCGTGCTCACAACagtggctgtgctgctgctgctgctcatcacTGGGGTCACGGTCATCATCTGGAGGCAGCCCCAGGACCCCACTGCTCTTCACTTCAAG GTCCCTGCTCTGCCTTTCCTCCCACTGGTGAGCATCTTTGTGAACATTTACCTGATGGTGCTCATGAGCACTTGGACCTGGGTCCTATTTGGCATCTGGATGGTTATTG GATTTGCCATATACTTTGGATATGGGATCCGACACAACTTAGAGGAGGACACTGAGCAACACAGTAGCCTCCACTTCCCAAATGCTGGACAAAAACATCCCTGA